From a region of the Mycobacterium intracellulare ATCC 13950 genome:
- a CDS encoding TetR/AcrR family transcriptional regulator, producing MESKRRTQEERSAATREALIAAARKLWGLRGYADVGTPEIASAAGVTRGAMYHQFADKAALFREVVEVVEHDVMARMAVVVAESGAATPTAAVRGAVDAWLEVSADPEVRQLILLDAPSVLGWAGFRDVAQRYSLGMTEQMLTEAIRAGELAEQPVRPLAHVLIGALDEAAMVIATADDPDRTRDETREVLHRLIDGMFDAR from the coding sequence ATGGAAAGCAAGAGACGCACCCAGGAGGAGCGCTCCGCGGCCACCCGCGAGGCGCTGATCGCGGCTGCCCGCAAACTCTGGGGCCTGCGGGGATACGCCGACGTGGGGACGCCCGAAATCGCCTCGGCCGCCGGGGTCACCCGCGGCGCGATGTATCACCAATTCGCCGACAAGGCGGCGCTGTTCCGTGAGGTCGTCGAGGTCGTCGAGCATGATGTGATGGCGCGGATGGCCGTGGTGGTCGCCGAGTCGGGGGCGGCGACGCCGACGGCCGCGGTCCGGGGCGCGGTCGACGCCTGGCTCGAGGTGTCCGCCGATCCCGAAGTGCGGCAACTGATCCTGCTGGACGCGCCGAGCGTGCTCGGCTGGGCGGGATTCCGCGACGTCGCACAGCGGTACAGCCTGGGCATGACCGAGCAGATGCTCACCGAGGCGATCCGGGCCGGCGAGTTGGCCGAGCAGCCGGTGCGGCCGCTGGCGCACGTGCTCATCGGCGCGCTCGACGAGGCCGCGATGGTCATCGCCACCGCCGATGACCCGGACCGCACGCGCGACGAGACCCGGGAAGTGCTGCACCGGCTCATCGACGGGATGTTCGACGCGCGCTGA
- a CDS encoding lipase family protein, giving the protein MHRAGGVFTVLLIIASALVGTGIARADGGDEPQYADFYAAPDPLPPGKPGDLIRTEPSRLVLEPSGQLGAIMATGTRIMYRSTDTRGNPIAVTGTYFEPYNDWPGAGPRPLISYAPGTQGQGNQCAPSRMFNQGIHYSGGWDIMFNYEELFVATMVARGFAIVMTDYEGLGTAPMHTYVGRVAEGQAVLDAARAAMRLPGTSLDPHGPVAFWGYSQGGGATASAAELASQYAPDLHIVGTYAGAPPADLKELLPYADGSALVGVVGYALNSVMAAYPEFADIIRSKMTPRGLAMLESVSRQCVGQTLLDFMFRHIQPYFTEDINQLVNEEPFNSLFEAQRLGRFKPNAPVMIDSNRYDPLVPWTAANQLGRDWCAQDADVEFRTNEEPPFLNKLVINHALPMLVDGEPAMQWIAARFNGEPTTPNCGQF; this is encoded by the coding sequence ATGCATCGGGCCGGGGGAGTATTCACAGTACTGCTGATAATTGCTTCGGCTCTGGTGGGCACCGGAATTGCGCGCGCCGACGGCGGGGACGAGCCGCAGTATGCGGACTTTTATGCCGCGCCGGATCCGCTGCCGCCCGGTAAACCCGGCGACCTGATCCGCACCGAACCGTCGCGGCTGGTGCTGGAGCCCTCCGGCCAGCTGGGCGCGATCATGGCGACCGGCACGCGAATCATGTACCGCAGCACCGACACCCGGGGCAACCCGATCGCGGTGACGGGCACCTATTTCGAGCCCTACAACGACTGGCCGGGCGCCGGGCCGCGCCCGTTGATCAGTTACGCGCCGGGTACCCAGGGGCAGGGCAATCAGTGTGCGCCGTCGCGAATGTTCAACCAGGGCATTCACTATTCGGGTGGCTGGGACATCATGTTCAACTACGAGGAACTGTTCGTCGCCACCATGGTCGCGCGCGGCTTCGCCATTGTGATGACCGACTACGAGGGCCTGGGCACCGCGCCGATGCACACGTATGTGGGGCGGGTGGCCGAGGGACAGGCGGTGCTCGATGCCGCCCGCGCCGCCATGCGCCTACCCGGCACGTCGCTGGATCCGCATGGGCCCGTGGCGTTTTGGGGCTATTCGCAGGGCGGCGGCGCGACCGCGTCGGCGGCCGAGCTCGCCTCGCAATACGCCCCCGACCTTCACATCGTGGGCACCTACGCCGGGGCGCCACCCGCCGACCTCAAGGAGCTGTTGCCCTACGCCGACGGCAGCGCGCTGGTCGGCGTCGTCGGGTACGCGCTCAACAGCGTCATGGCCGCCTATCCCGAGTTCGCCGACATCATTCGCTCCAAGATGACGCCGCGCGGGTTGGCGATGCTGGAATCGGTGTCACGCCAATGCGTCGGACAGACGTTGCTGGACTTCATGTTTCGTCACATACAGCCCTACTTCACCGAGGACATCAATCAGCTGGTGAACGAGGAGCCGTTCAACAGCCTGTTCGAGGCGCAACGGCTCGGCCGCTTCAAACCGAACGCGCCGGTGATGATCGACAGCAATCGCTACGACCCGCTGGTGCCGTGGACCGCGGCCAACCAGCTCGGGCGCGACTGGTGTGCCCAGGACGCCGACGTCGAATTCCGCACCAACGAAGAGCCGCCGTTCCTCAACAAGCTCGTCATCAACCACGCGCTGCCGATGCTGGTCGACGGCGAACCGGCGATGCAATGGATCGCCGCCCGCTTCAACGGCGAGCCCACCACGCCGAACTGCGGCCAGTTCTAA
- a CDS encoding polysaccharide deacetylase family protein — MNRRQFLGSLAASVVAGVGTARLIVDPQPRTFAQTPGVDIPTSGPTAPQALLPPPPLSARIPLPGGGALMKLPGEGDLLALTVDDGVNSEVVRAYTQFARDTGVRLTYFVNGIYDSWTENSELLRPLVDSGQIQLGNHTWSHPDLTTLTKEQVAEQLTRNDTFLKKTYGIGAKPYWRPPYAKRNAAVDAVAADLGYKVPTLWSGSLSDSTLITEDYIVQMADQYFTPQAIVIGHLNHLPVTHVYPQLVDIIRDRNLRTVTLNDVFLKTP, encoded by the coding sequence ATGAACCGCCGCCAGTTTCTTGGATCGCTCGCCGCGTCGGTGGTTGCCGGCGTCGGGACGGCGCGGCTCATCGTCGACCCGCAGCCGCGCACGTTCGCCCAGACGCCCGGCGTCGACATACCGACTTCGGGCCCGACCGCCCCGCAGGCCCTGCTGCCGCCCCCGCCGCTCAGCGCCCGCATCCCCCTGCCCGGCGGCGGCGCATTGATGAAGCTCCCGGGCGAAGGCGACCTGCTCGCGCTGACCGTCGACGACGGCGTGAACAGCGAAGTGGTCCGTGCCTACACGCAGTTCGCCAGGGACACCGGCGTGCGGCTGACGTACTTCGTGAACGGGATCTACGACTCGTGGACCGAAAACTCCGAGCTGCTCCGGCCGTTGGTCGACAGCGGGCAGATCCAACTCGGCAACCACACCTGGTCACACCCGGACCTGACCACACTGACCAAAGAGCAAGTCGCCGAACAGCTCACACGAAACGACACGTTCTTGAAGAAGACGTACGGCATCGGCGCGAAACCCTATTGGCGCCCGCCCTACGCCAAGCGCAACGCCGCCGTGGATGCCGTGGCCGCCGACCTCGGTTACAAGGTGCCCACCTTGTGGTCGGGTTCGCTGTCGGATTCGACGTTGATCACCGAGGACTACATCGTGCAGATGGCCGACCAGTACTTCACGCCGCAGGCCATCGTGATCGGGCACCTCAATCATCTGCCGGTGACGCACGTCTATCCGCAGCTCGTCGACATCATCCGCGACCGCAACCTGCGCACCGTCACGCTCAACGACGTGTTCCTCAAGACACCCTGA
- a CDS encoding TetR/AcrR family transcriptional regulator: protein MLGSNGVHGVSHPKVDDHAGVPAGTTSFYFRTRRALVHAIATRLAELDVADFSMMAELAEDHATQFTGTAGLARIVMYVNSEPWLTRAKARYELALLAGRDPELAAALSESADRLYALARDVVTQWHPEGSAPDPALVDDQATATLAFINGIMLTFVAGQPAVDDPEHLDRLIQGVIAGVAHVRGD, encoded by the coding sequence TTGCTGGGCAGCAACGGGGTGCACGGGGTCAGTCACCCGAAAGTCGACGACCACGCGGGCGTGCCGGCCGGCACCACATCGTTTTATTTCCGGACCCGCCGGGCGCTGGTGCACGCCATCGCCACCCGGCTGGCCGAACTCGACGTCGCCGACTTTTCGATGATGGCCGAACTGGCCGAGGATCACGCCACCCAGTTCACCGGCACCGCCGGCCTGGCCCGCATCGTCATGTACGTCAACAGCGAACCCTGGCTCACCCGCGCCAAGGCCCGCTACGAGCTGGCGCTGCTGGCCGGCCGGGACCCGGAACTGGCCGCGGCCCTTAGTGAGTCGGCGGACCGGCTCTACGCCCTGGCCCGCGACGTCGTCACCCAGTGGCACCCCGAGGGCAGCGCGCCGGATCCGGCATTGGTCGACGACCAGGCGACCGCCACCCTGGCCTTCATCAACGGGATCATGCTGACCTTCGTCGCGGGCCAGCCGGCCGTCGACGACCCCGAGCACCTCGACCGGCTCATCCAGGGCGTCATCGCCGGCGTCGCGCACGTGCGCGGTGACTGA